The Phragmites australis chromosome 1, lpPhrAust1.1, whole genome shotgun sequence genomic interval TTACTTTATCCAACAATTAATTGCTTATTTCAATCCATGTCAAGTAACATTGCAAGTCAAAATCTTATCTTAAATGCCACCATTGTATGATACCATGAGCTCCATTAAATTTGCAAAATCATATTGTTAGAAAATATACCTACCTGCTGATAGATGTTTTTATAAAAAGTCCCTAGCAAGCGTTGTGTTAAAAAATGTCATATGttccattttcttttattgCCCATTGTCGAGGTTCCCTAAGAAGAGCGACAATACaaatgcaagatttttctttttaccaTAGTTGCTAGTGCCAGAGGTAGAGTTGGATACTCTGAATAAGGGCAcaactagaaaaaaaatgttgagtTTCACAATTTAGCCCCATATCCGGCTGGAAGGTGAAACGTGGGAGCTTACACTATATGTTCAAGTTTACAAATGCGTTTTACCTTTGAAAATCGCTCAGCGGCGGTAACCGCGGTAACCACACAATAGGTGAAATTCGGTAGAAACCAATCGAATTTCATcgaatttttaaattttatttgaattttcaatttaagtttaaTCAGTAACGGCTCGGTTTATAAATACAATTTAGACTGAATAATCCGATAACCACGATAATCAAACGATTACCGACGATATTTCAAACTCAGTATAAGCCTCTGCTAGTGCacttttaaaactaaaaacactcCCTCACATGAAACGTCTCTCGGTAGTCGGTAGCATTCCTGGCTCACGCGTGGACCCACAACTGTGACGTGGCAAGTAAAGGAGAAATGACTTGAGGGGTCCAGCATATCAGATAGTTGTCCACACCACTTTTTTGTTTAGCGATTTGTAGTCTCGGTGAAGAACTGAGCGGGTTAATTTAATTTGTGCAAACATTATCCCACAACATGCGACGTTGTCTGTTAGAATTCACATATGTTGTATTTAACAGGTGTATTTGCTTCACAATGAATGAAATACGTGCATTACATGTTCTTGAAATATTTGCCTCACAACAAGGTGCGCAATCCGCTTACATGTGAGTCTATAATTACTGCACGTTTGGACTAAAACCCCTAACAAAATTCGTAAAAAGATACTGCTAGAAATACTTGAGGCAACCGGTATGTGGTTGCAAACATTGATAATGTACTAGCTACGGTTTTTTAGTGACTGATTAGACGTAAGGTCAAACACAATGCACCGCTGTACTTCAGTCCGTCAAGCTGTTGTTTGTTATGTTTGCTCTTGCTGTGCTCTATGTCTAGTTATTTCGTTAGGTTCTTAGTCCACTTTGTTTCGTGATTTTTAGTTGTTTTTTCTTATTTAATCGAGCACTTTAGCCTGTGGGTCTTTCTTCTGTTAATACGGGCCATGTATCACACAGCCCTGGATCTCCGCCGACGGGGCCAGCGCGGGAGGACGGCGGACGGAGGGGAGGATCCACGGGCAGGCAAGCAAAGCACCGGTGCCGCCGGTACACGgccccttttttttctcatttttctttcacAGCCTTGCGAGCCAAAGGTTAATCATCGGTGGCTTTCGCTTTTGGCGAGATGGATCGCGCTGCCGACGCGGCGAGGAGCATCGCAGGATGCGGGGGCTGCTCTGCCCGTCTGCCGGCCGTGCGGTCCTGGCGGCGACCCCAACCTCGTACCGCCGGCACGCGGCGTGCCTGCTGCGCTCAGATCTGCTCGCATCTTTTTCTGATCGGAACGGAACGCACTCGTCACTCATCTCTGCCTGCCTCTGCCCCGGCCCCTCCGTCTGTCTCAGTGGCCAGTGTCAGTGACCGCAGGGGATCGTGCCATGCCGGCGCTTGGAATCGGATGTCGTAGGTACATGCGGCTGTACGCGACCAGTAATGCTACCGTCTTTACACGAAACGCCGTCTGGAACACGCAAACACGGGAGGGTAGGGGGAAATCCAACTCCCCGGCGTATCTTGATAGTCCTGATACCAGTGTCTATTTGTCAGAGTTTCCAAGCAGTTTTTAGCTTTCTAAATGAAATTCGTaagagtgattttttaaaataaactaaaaattatgaaataaaaaaatagctttcTCTGATCACTTTTCGCAGAGAATCActttcttcatatattttattttaaataatcaCTTTCAGCCATAAAATCATTTCTTTCAGAAAACCACTCCCCGTAGAAAATTTAAATCataaaaaactctaccaaatagaTCCTCATTCTTAGGTAGATATATATTCGTATATCCTTAGTATAATTTTTGTGTTTAGCGGGAGTTCTGTTCTTGCCAAATGTGAAGGCATACGGGGCGATTAGCACATTtggcagaaaaaaaaagaggactTTCATTGCTACCGACATACCATAGATGTTCACAAATTTTGGGCCGAACTTACTTTAGCTAAACAACAACTTATTTTCGGGTATTTACACTGTTCTAATTGGACGACGAAGCTAAGCAATGGTGGATATGATACACGTGACTACATGCGCTAGACTACACTTGGAGCTTCTCTGCGAGGAAGAGAAGGGCGAACGGAGGGGCACTgagatttacaaatacgccgTACAAGAGAAGTGAATTACGCTGTAGATGCTTTTAGATGCGTGTACGACAACGGCACAACGTTTCTCAGATCCATCATACTCTCCACACCACTGGATTGAAGGCTCCCCAGTCTCCACTGCATCAATGGCATTGTGGTACTGAAGCCCTGCATTGGATGGGCGAGATGACTTCAGTAAGACTGTAAAAAGCGCATATTTGACAAGATTGCAGCGAGGCATCATAAGATGGCTTTTCAATGTTCATGATCAGTAGCATACTTTGGCTTTCTTCCAACGATCGATGGGTTACTGGCATTTGGTTTGCTCATCATTCGTGATGGCCGacgtggcggtggtggcggtggctgtAAGAATGAGTAAGGCAAAAGGTCAAGTCTGATTTGAAAACATAAGGCTACATTTCGTGCGCCAACAAATGAGAATCTTTGGTGTGCATGAGGTATGAATGGGTTATGTGCGTCCTGATTTGTACCCtcttaaaaaaaacaattgAGTATCTTTGAATTCTGGTAGAAGTCATAATATGAGTACTGTGCTGTAAAAGAAAGTCATACGTTTGGAGCCCTCGCCTTTACGTTTCTAGTCTTCAAAGGCGTTATTTTCTTTGATGTGGATGCTCGAGATTGCATTGTTACTTGAATGCCCTACACAAAGGTTCACAACAGTCGTTAGCAAGTCCAATTTAACTGTTGATGCAAGATTTACATTACATTCACAAACTCATTTCAGTTATAACTGTTTCCAGAAGGATTATTTGAGAAGATTTGCTGGTGGTATGTGGTAGTTTCCGACATGATAAAGAATCCTTGGAAGTCAGATCTAGGTTGACCTGGAGCCTAGACTAAGTAAAGTCCAGACCACACTGTTGGGCGCATCAGTATAGCCTGATGATCAGACATAAATTTTTGCTGCGGTTACTGGAAACGAATTTACAATTGGACTGATGGGATTTATCAACAGAGGACACAAATTAGCCTCTGGATTCAAACATAGTTCACTGTATTACCAGACACTAGTTACTGAAAATAAATAACAACTCGTATAAACATTTACATGACCAATGTAAAAACTCTGTTAAAACTGCTAATTTTGTCAAAACTCACATGCATAAAAAAGAGGCAAGCATCATAAAGAAGTCATGAGCAAATtacctctttcttttttggccTGGCAAAGGTTTCTACTGCTGGCTCTCCAACACTAGAACTGAAAAGTTTCCTTGGAGAAAGGTTAACAGAGCTACAAAACAAGAAGTTATTGTCAGGAAATATGGCGAAGACAGTTTCTACAATCATGTTTTAGAAGCATTGTAAGACGTTCCAACTTTAATTTAGATTAGCACCTTGATTTCTGTTTGCCAGACACTTGCAAGTCCATTCTTTTTGACCTAGTAGAGTGACTATCCAATGCTGAAGGACCCTTCGGTCTGTTGTTATTGCTGTTCATTTAAGCAGGGAAAGAAACAATGCAATCAAAATCCCAGACACAAAACCAATATTTTCAAGAATCTGTCAATATGTTTGCAGGAGTAACCTTTTTGTTTCCAGCTTGCTACTTCTAGCAGCATTTGGAGTGACAGCATTTTTCAGATTGCCCTGCATGAACAAGCAAAATGTTTCGCTGCCATTAAACTTTCCCCTGTTAATCGAACATGTATGTAAGCATTAATCCAAATGAGGATGCTATTGAACTAGCTACCGCctcaaagaaaagatgctaCAAACTACAATTGTCACATGAGATGCTTCAGTTACAGTTGCCAAGAAAGGGGACTGGAGCATACCACTGTGGTTGTTTCGCCCCTTGGATGAGCCACAGTTGCTCTTGCCTTGCTAGGCGTCTTCACATCCGTTCTCAGAACACTATCCCTGGTAATAGTGCGTCGTTCTCCTGTAGAGGGCCAACGTATAGTGGAAATATCAGCATGCTGCACTGCACTCTCTCTTTTGACGAGGTGTCTTTCAGAAGTAGAAGGCCGGCGTGGTGTGATGACATTGGCTTGCTTCTGTGCACTATCTCGGGTGACTGGGAGTCTTTCAGAAGTGGAAGGTCGTCGCAGGGAGGAAACATCAGCAGGCTTCTTTGAATTCTCCCTGGTGATGGGGTGCCTCTCTCCAGTAGAGGGCTGTTGAGCAGATGCTGAGAAAGGTCTTCTGAGACCTGTAACCTTGCTACTTTCTGCAGTGCTAGCCATCTTCCGGGGTGCTGCATTCGGCCTATGCAAAGGACGAACGCTGTCCGGCTTAGTCTTCCGGTTCATACTTGTACTGGGCTTCACTGAACCAGACCTCTGAAATGATTCATGTAAAACGTGTTACTTCTTTTACCAAACAATTCATGTTCTTGGGCATATAAAAACAAACCATACACTCATCCAGCTAGTTGAATACAATTCAGTGAGTACAGAAACAATTAGAAAAGTTGAGAAAGCATGccaaatcaaagaagcactaATGCACTCGTCTTGCTAGTATGTAATGTCAGAAGGTGACAGTGTAGTAGATAGCAGCAAGTTTTctataaaataaaagaatactGGACCAAAGTTTATGCTATTACCTCACTAGCAAATGTGTAATCCAGGGCACTTTTTGAAAGGGTTTTGATAGATTTCGGTATGATCTTTGGAGTGTGTCTAAGCCTGGAATCTTTCTCAACAAGTCTTCTAGGAATCCTTGAAGCTTCATATGCTGTTATAGTATCATCATGACCAGAACAGGCATTCTGCTGCCCCACATCCATTTTGCTGGTAGAATTATCATTACGAACAGTTTCTCGAACATCCTGGTTGGTTTTCTGCAGAACTCCAGCTGACGAAGAAAGATTAGATGAGGAAAATTCTGTATTGAAGTTCTCATTTCCTTGGTCATCATAGCACTGCAATCCATGCTCTGAGGTGGTTTCATGTGGAGCTTCTTCCACATAATCATCAACAGCTGTTCCGCATCCAGTGGGAGTTTCAAGATCAACAGCCTGCTCATCTTCTGCTGTCTGGCTAGAATCACTGCCATCACCACTGTATTCCAAAGTAAGTTCAGTTTGCTGGTTTTGCTGCTGTGAAGCCTTTAGTTCCCTGATCCTCTTGTAGTACTCTTCAAAATAAGCCTTCTTCTGAGCGACTAGACCATTGAATTTTCCAAATTCTTCATTGCGTCTGTCATTAGTAAATACGGACCACTTCTCCCACGATAGTGACTCCAACTCAAATCTTCCAAAGGATATGGAACCATGATCAAGTGTCTGGGATACAGATAATCCCTGAGGAAAGTAAATAATTGCAACAGAAAGGGGGGTGGGGGGGTGAGACTACTAGCTTCCAGTGATGCTTGCCAAGAACAAAATTGTACTGGTTCTCCTTTTTAGATGTGCTAATTTCacatagtataaataaattgAACAAAGCTAATTGATTCAAATGCATCAGAAAACTTACTTGAGAACCATCCCGTTCAGTTGATTCTCCTTGTGACCATGCAAAATAAGTTTGATTGACTTCCATCGCTATCATGTACTGCCTCCCTAATTCATCATAGTTGGGTGAACTCCGTTGGCAAACCCTGCAAATGTTTGCAGAAACGTTTAAATACAAGCTTAACAGTATATCTGAGATTTGGTCTAAAATGCTAACAACTGAAaaggaagtttgaaaaatattgttttggTGCGTCTTTACTACAAGTAAAAGATTGTAGTTTAAGATTTAAGAACACATTAGTAAGTTTACAAACAGAAGTCACGATGAAGGAACACAAGTCCTCATTTGCACAACACCACACCTGAGAAGCAAAAACTCCAAACTAAACCACAGCTGAAGGCTGAAAGTGGTAAAGAGCGCACAATTCTAGAACAGCGGCTTGGAATAAAGAATTATTTATCACTAGAAACTAACAACATGATAAATTCATGGAGTCAATTCTACTTGAAGCATCATCAAGCCCTCGGTACCCGTTTCAACACCTATCCTTTCCTTTCGAGTCAAGTTTCCATACACATAAAATTCCAACCTTACACGCTACAATTGAATCCCTAAGCCTGAAACCATATACAGCCGGCAACACCAACCTTCTTCTCAACAACCCATTACCCATATTATGGTGTTACTCGTTCACATGGCAGTAACTCAAACCAGTTGCAGCCCAAAGGATAACAATATGTAGAACTAAGTAAAAAGAATTATCAAGAACTCTAAAAGCAATTGCAATAAACAAAGGAATGAAAAAAATCCTGTAATCCCAAGAATCAGCTATGTGAAATGGAGGTTCTCGGAAATACAGGATTTAGCACACAACTGCATCAACAAAACGTCAGAACTTGGCAATGTTTGGTGTACCAGAACAAAATCAAGAATAGCGATCGGCTTGGAGCAAGGAAAAAAGAATAATCCTCGCAAATCCTGGTCTACACAACTGTGCAAGGACGCCGAATTCAGGACGTGTTCAACCAAGCATAGCTGCATCAGTGACACTAAACGGAGCAgaaaagggagagggagaaaataATAGGAAagagaaggggaaaaaagaggCGAAACTGGCGATAATCATCATAAGCCGGCAGATCctcaaaaaaaaacatgaaagtGAGATTAATTTAccatagaaaagaaaaggaaaggcaaGAAAAGTGAGGCCACCGAGCAGTTACACAGCGGAAAAGGTAGAAACTGAGAAAAGGAAGCACTTTTGAAGAGTAGCAAACTATGCGCCCCAAAACAAACTTTCCGTCAGACAAAAGCTGAATCgaacctccaacatctacagtGCATAATTTAACATCTTCCCGCATCAACAGTCAAGCGAACCGGTTAACCGTGTACAGAGTCATTCACCCACAAGACTCTACAAAATTAAAAGTTCGCAGCGTCAGAACAAGAGAAGAAAAACCAAACACCTCGGCGAAGAAAAAGAGGCGAAAGTTACGCATCACTGATCCAAAACTTAATGGAGTGTTTGGACGAGGGGTACTGCATGGAAAAGTTTTGGGACatggttcaaatttgaactagatCTCAAAACTTTCCAACGAAACACTTCCAATCCAAACATGGTACGCGGAAGGAGACCAAGAAATGTTCATTGAGTACCAAAATGCGGCAAAACTGCTCTGCATTGCAGAATTCCGCACCAGCTACCAAACACACGCACAGCTCGGCTCCCAgaatctcatcctcatcacaAAACCACCCGCCAATATTCCCGCCAGCACCGCGCCGCTCCGCCCAGAAGCAACGAGCAGAATTCTCCATTACCTGACACCCCGAGCCGCGCTTCATGGGATCCCGCGAGGCGCGAGCTGCCGCCCCCGGCTACGGACCAGACAAGGCCGCGAGAAGCTCGCTCGGTCGCTGTTCAGCGCTGCCTCCACCGCTGCGGTGTAGTCCGGCCACAGGAGGGGAAAGAACAGGACAACGCAGGTAGGTAGGTAGGTGCGTGCGCCAAGGCCAAGGGGCTCTTGAATTCTGGGCGTGTTCAGcgctgccgccaccgctgcGGTGCAGTCCGGCCACGCGGCCGTGTAATTACCACGGCGATTCCTTGCGTGCTAGCGAGAGGGAGGCTACTTCACCAGCGAGAGTGAAGCGTAATAGTAGCAACGCTTGGCGCGTGTGTCTGCCAGTGGGCCCGCGTGGGAGGTGGCTTGCTTTACGTGCGTTGTTAAGATAATGTAATTACAACGAGAACCCCGGCTTGGTCGTATGGTTAGACCATCCAACCATATTCCGGTCATTtcgtttttgatttttttcttatttttatttcttttattttctctcatcttcaacaattttcTTTCGAGAGGAATCGTAAAGGGAAGAAGAGAATCTCGTTCTGAAGAAAATGATCTTAGGAATCTtatcgtgaagggaaccgtaaAAGTAAACCGTTAGAGCGTTGAAGGGAACGAGAATTCCTTCACGATGGGAATCTCGCCCGCGAAGAAAAACCAGAAATGGCCTTAGCGAAGGTGATATAGTACACTTTACCCATTAGagattaaattttaaatttgtttttattttatataagtatatttttttattaatagaTGATGTATATGTTGATAATAAGATGTTTACGGTAACTTCATCAATAtttaagttttgtatttttattttttatagatGTTATATGAGTGTATACATATACTGATATAATTATGTGTATATGTCTGTAAGTTGTAgaatgttttaaaaaaagatagTGTGATTACAACTTGCAACATCTGCACCAACAAGCATTTTACATGTCTCACTTATTGGGAAAAAAATACTATTGACAATCAGATAGAGAACACCTtaggaaaaaaatatcatcttaTATAACCTAACATGGTTTACGAAAACATCACATCAAGCATTGAAGTTCGTACAAAAATTTCCCCTTTCCAACGTAACAAATGTATGGCACACATCTCAATGCTATGTTAACAGAATCATAGTTTATTTGCTAACATATTATTTGGTGAGGTAGTTAATCATAGAGACGTCCTTGTCTCTTGTACTCCTACATGAATGATGGGCAGTAAACCTATAGACGAGGACGCTGAAGGCTACCACTAGCATTTTGGTTAAGGTGATAGTACTCCATCTCTGGATTCTCTTCTAGCTAACTTGTTGAACAATCCTGCAAGCACGTGAGGCAGGTTGGTAGAGGACAAGACTAAGGTTCTGTTtgaatagatttttttttttaaaagatagaAGTTATTTAAGAGTTGGTTTTGGactgatttttttatgaattttagttagCTGAGGAAGTAGTCGTGattgaaataaactagaagctaagAAGCAGACTGAGATGagtttttttgatttttattgtgataagaagctaaaaatttattgtaaaaatcagCGATCAAAATTTAACAATTATAATCACTTCCTCAACtagccaaaaactctaaagtcaCCATCTATCCTGACGAGACCTAAAAGGCACCCAACTAACCATACCCCAAATTATTGAATTTTAGAGGAGTTGATAACAAATAGATAACTTTTGAGAACCTTTCTCCTTCAACATTTCTCTGCCTGCCTAAGCCCTAATTTTCAGCTTGTCTAGTTCTCATGTGGGGGAACTTGTTGGCCCAGCCAGCAGTTCTCTTGTCCTTTACTTTTGCCAGGGTAAATTAAGGGTGACAATGGCCCATAATCTtataagagcaactccaacaaAATCGTTATCTGACTTGGCATCGTCACATTTGGCaagttggcaaaaaaaaaatccacctcCAACCAACTCTCCAAACATGCCTTGCTATTTTGACGCTTACTATCTAGCCCGGTTCGCTCGCCACCGTTGAAAAGCCAGGAGAGACTTGCTGTCTCCCGAACTGAGCAGATGACCTGTGGATCCGTATGTACAGTACTCGTCAGCTCTACTATTTGTTCCCCTATGCTCTATTCAAAATATTGGATttctattgctccaaaaatccatGAATTTTttatacgtgtttcataatctatgtgcaacccattttaattttattcacctaaacaacctatgtagaatttaaattaaaattcttcaaagaagGTCactttataacttgtaacaattcTTAGAGTCCAaataaattctgaaaaatatgaaaaattcactaatattcttttatgtgatggactaatttataaaattatttctagtccTAGATtgtatggtgaaaaagtgagttcctttataatactctatttatatgtatttttattatttcatgtgatattcttcttttaattcaatttgaattcaaacatatacaaaatttagccaTTGTAAATATAAccattgcaaatattttttatttatagaatactaataaaatataggtaaataaaatttagagAGTGAGATTTAGGAAGTCGGTTGAAGCGTGTGAAGAAATAGAGAGAACATCTTTTAGAGAGGCTTTCTATATAGAAAATTGGGTGCGAAATTTAGAGAGTCTGTTAGAGATACTCTAACGCAACAACGCAGCATTGGGTCTCACATATCTTCCTCTAACTTCACCAGATGGAGTTAGGTTCATGATGGCGGgcctaagttttttttaaaaaaaacttcaatACAACACGGTGACGTACTTATACACTCATACCACTGCacatatttacatatcacaTATTGAAGACCGGATATGTATATCAATGAAGTcatcaacatgtacatcacctatcattaaaaaaaatcctagatatATAAGAGTAAATCTAAAATTTGATACTGGTGGGTAGGATACCACCACCTCTACTACCCATTCAAATTAAGACTTAGTTCTCGTTAGCCTCAGATTTAACGTTTAAGATAAAATTGTATCATGAAGGTGATCCACTAGGAATGTCCGATTAAGACATAGTAAGAGGTCACTCTTGAACCGTGCTCTAGACATTGATTGGACACAAATGGCAAATCAAGCCTTGATAACTCCATGTAAGAAAGGGAAACCTTTCCGTGCACAGCAGTGAATCACTTTCCGGATCGGCTCTCTCGTGCA includes:
- the LOC133926087 gene encoding protein WVD2-like 7 isoform X4 yields the protein MIAMEVNQTYFAWSQGESTERDGSQGLSVSQTLDHGSISFGRFELESLSWEKWSVFTNDRRNEEFGKFNGLVAQKKAYFEEYYKRIRELKASQQQNQQTELTLEYSGDGSDSSQTAEDEQAVDLETPTGCGTAVDDYVEEAPHETTSEHGLQCYDDQGNENFNTEFSSSNLSSSAGVLQKTNQDVRETVRNDNSTSKMDVGQQNACSGHDDTITAYEASRIPRRLVEKDSRLRHTPKIIPKSIKTLSKSALDYTFASERSGSVKPSTSMNRKTKPDSVRPLHRPNAAPRKMASTAESSKVTGLRRPFSASAQQPSTGERHPITRENSKKPADVSSLRRPSTSERLPVTRDSAQKQANVITPRRPSTSERHLVKRESAVQHADISTIRWPSTGERRTITRDSVLRTDVKTPSKARATVAHPRGETTTVGNLKNAVTPNAARSSKLETKSNNNRPKGPSALDSHSTRSKRMDLQVSGKQKSSSVNLSPRKLFSSSVGEPAVETFARPKKKEGIQVTMQSRASTSKKITPLKTRNVKARAPNPPPPPPRRPSRMMSKPNASNPSIVGRKPKASVPQCH
- the LOC133926087 gene encoding uncharacterized protein LOC133926087 isoform X2 → MREDVKLCTVDVGGSIQLLSDGKFVLGRIVCYSSKVLPFLSFYLFRCVTARWPHFSCLSFSFLWVCQRSSPNYDELGRQYMIAMEVNQTYFAWSQGESTERDGSQTLDHGSISFGRFELESLSWEKWSVFTNDRRNEEFGKFNGLVAQKKAYFEEYYKRIRELKASQQQNQQTELTLEYSGDGSDSSQTAEDEQAVDLETPTGCGTAVDDYVEEAPHETTSEHGLQCYDDQGNENFNTEFSSSNLSSSAGVLQKTNQDVRETVRNDNSTSKMDVGQQNACSGHDDTITAYEASRIPRRLVEKDSRLRHTPKIIPKSIKTLSKSALDYTFASERSGSVKPSTSMNRKTKPDSVRPLHRPNAAPRKMASTAESSKVTGLRRPFSASAQQPSTGERHPITRENSKKPADVSSLRRPSTSERLPVTRDSAQKQANVITPRRPSTSERHLVKRESAVQHADISTIRWPSTGERRTITRDSVLRTDVKTPSKARATVAHPRGETTTVGNLKNAVTPNAARSSKLETKSNNNRPKGPSALDSHSTRSKRMDLQVSGKQKSSSVNLSPRKLFSSSVGEPAVETFARPKKKEGIQVTMQSRASTSKKITPLKTRNVKARAPNPPPPPPRRPSRMMSKPNASNPSIVGRKPKASVPQCH
- the LOC133926087 gene encoding uncharacterized protein LOC133926087 isoform X1, which codes for MREDVKLCTVDVGGSIQLLSDGKFVLGRIVCYSSKVLPFLSFYLFRCVTARWPHFSCLSFSFLWVCQRSSPNYDELGRQYMIAMEVNQTYFAWSQGESTERDGSQGLSVSQTLDHGSISFGRFELESLSWEKWSVFTNDRRNEEFGKFNGLVAQKKAYFEEYYKRIRELKASQQQNQQTELTLEYSGDGSDSSQTAEDEQAVDLETPTGCGTAVDDYVEEAPHETTSEHGLQCYDDQGNENFNTEFSSSNLSSSAGVLQKTNQDVRETVRNDNSTSKMDVGQQNACSGHDDTITAYEASRIPRRLVEKDSRLRHTPKIIPKSIKTLSKSALDYTFASERSGSVKPSTSMNRKTKPDSVRPLHRPNAAPRKMASTAESSKVTGLRRPFSASAQQPSTGERHPITRENSKKPADVSSLRRPSTSERLPVTRDSAQKQANVITPRRPSTSERHLVKRESAVQHADISTIRWPSTGERRTITRDSVLRTDVKTPSKARATVAHPRGETTTVGNLKNAVTPNAARSSKLETKSNNNRPKGPSALDSHSTRSKRMDLQVSGKQKSSSVNLSPRKLFSSSVGEPAVETFARPKKKEGIQVTMQSRASTSKKITPLKTRNVKARAPNPPPPPPRRPSRMMSKPNASNPSIVGRKPKASVPQCH
- the LOC133926087 gene encoding uncharacterized protein LOC133926087 isoform X5, with product MVLKFELESLSWEKWSVFTNDRRNEEFGKFNGLVAQKKAYFEEYYKRIRELKASQQQNQQTELTLEYSGDGSDSSQTAEDEQAVDLETPTGCGTAVDDYVEEAPHETTSEHGLQCYDDQGNENFNTEFSSSNLSSSAGVLQKTNQDVRETVRNDNSTSKMDVGQQNACSGHDDTITAYEASRIPRRLVEKDSRLRHTPKIIPKSIKTLSKSALDYTFASERSGSVKPSTSMNRKTKPDSVRPLHRPNAAPRKMASTAESSKVTGLRRPFSASAQQPSTGERHPITRENSKKPADVSSLRRPSTSERLPVTRDSAQKQANVITPRRPSTSERHLVKRESAVQHADISTIRWPSTGERRTITRDSVLRTDVKTPSKARATVAHPRGETTTVGNLKNAVTPNAARSSKLETKSNNNRPKGPSALDSHSTRSKRMDLQVSGKQKSSSVNLSPRKLFSSSVGEPAVETFARPKKKEGIQVTMQSRASTSKKITPLKTRNVKARAPNPPPPPPRRPSRMMSKPNASNPSIVGRKPKASVPQCH
- the LOC133926087 gene encoding protein WVD2-like 7 isoform X3 — its product is MGNGLLRRRVCQRSSPNYDELGRQYMIAMEVNQTYFAWSQGESTERDGSQGLSVSQTLDHGSISFGRFELESLSWEKWSVFTNDRRNEEFGKFNGLVAQKKAYFEEYYKRIRELKASQQQNQQTELTLEYSGDGSDSSQTAEDEQAVDLETPTGCGTAVDDYVEEAPHETTSEHGLQCYDDQGNENFNTEFSSSNLSSSAGVLQKTNQDVRETVRNDNSTSKMDVGQQNACSGHDDTITAYEASRIPRRLVEKDSRLRHTPKIIPKSIKTLSKSALDYTFASERSGSVKPSTSMNRKTKPDSVRPLHRPNAAPRKMASTAESSKVTGLRRPFSASAQQPSTGERHPITRENSKKPADVSSLRRPSTSERLPVTRDSAQKQANVITPRRPSTSERHLVKRESAVQHADISTIRWPSTGERRTITRDSVLRTDVKTPSKARATVAHPRGETTTVGNLKNAVTPNAARSSKLETKSNNNRPKGPSALDSHSTRSKRMDLQVSGKQKSSSVNLSPRKLFSSSVGEPAVETFARPKKKEGIQVTMQSRASTSKKITPLKTRNVKARAPNPPPPPPRRPSRMMSKPNASNPSIVGRKPKASVPQCH